AGATATGATTGTACGGGCAATTAGATCACATATTACCATGAAGGAGCCTCCAAAAATCCAGGACATAGGAATTACAACTTTGTGCGCAGAGCCAAAAATTTTTCTTACAACATGGGGAGCGACCAAGTCAATAAATCCTATAACACCTGTAAAGGATATTGCACTGCCGGTCAGGGCAGCCGATAAACCGAGTAAAATCCATTTGATTTTGAAGACGTCTACTCCCATTGTAAAAGCTTGTTCTTCTCCAAATGTCATTATATCCATTTCCTTTGAATAAAAAGCAATAATAATAACACCGGCAAGCACGATAGGAAACAGTATAAAAATGCTAGACCAATCCTTGAGCGCAAATGAACCCATTTGCCAGAAGGTAAGCTGCTTAATATGATCTCCTGACATGGAAGTAATAAGTGTCAATATTGCATTTACAAATAATGAAAAAACCATTCCTGTTAATATGATGGTGTTGTTTTCTAAGTTTTTATCCATTTTTGAAGCAAATTTCACAGCCAAAAAAACAGTAAGCAGACCGCATGACAGTCCAGCTGCAGGCAAGGTGAACATTTTCAGAAAAGGAATGCTGAATCCTGTTACTATAATAAAAGCGGCACCCAATGATGCGCCTGATGACACGCCGAGAGTATAGGACGAAGCCAGAGGATTTTTCAGTACTGACTGCATCACGGCTCCGCTTACAGCAAGAGCACCTCCAACAATGAAGGCGAGAATGGCTCTTGGAAGCCTGAGATCCCATACTATTGATACGAATACATCTGGTATGCTTGAGGGCAGCTCTGTTGAAAACAGCTTGTTTGAAACTATTGCCGCAATATCCCCCGGCGGCACATATATGCTTCCTAAAGCCACTCCAATCAGCAATACTAATACACCTAATAAATAATAAACTATTACTTTTATACTTATTTTCATTTTTTATAAACTTCCGGATATATTGCTACGGACATTTGTTCCATTGCTTTAATTATATTTTGATTCGACAATGAGCTGAAATTATTGTCAATATAGTAAACATCATCATTTTTCACAGCAGTTATATTTTCCCACCCGGTGCGGTTTTTAATTTCATCAACAGCATTTTCTATATAGTTTACATTTGTGAGTATTATGTCGGGATTGGAGGCTACTATTACTTCATCTGATATAGAGACCCATTTTTCCTGATCTTTCAGAATGTTTTCAGCTCCCAGCAATTCAATCATTTCATTTAAGAACACGCCGCTGCCGAAACTGTATAAATCGGGCGCTGCAGCAATTTCAAAGTATACCTTTTTTTTGTTTTCAATAGTTGTACTAATTTTTTCGAATCTAGATATTTCAGTTTTCATGTTGTCTACAATATCTCTGCCCTTATCACCGGCTTGAAGAGAGTCGGCTATAAAGATTATGTCTTTGTAGATTCCTTCTATACTGTCGCTTGACGGTATGTATGCAACGGTTATCCCAAGATCTTTAATAGGTTTAAATGGGTCATTTCCGTCACTCATGCTCATCCCTGTAGCATAAATTATGTCAGGCTCCAGTGCTACAAGCTGCTCAACGTCCGGGTTCATAATGTCAAAGAAAGGCACATCATCAGGAATTCCGGCTATATCTTCTGAATACTTGTCAACTGCAACAAGCTTATCTCCATACCCTAAAGCCACTATCATTTCTGTGTTAGCAGGTGATATGGATATTATTCTATCAATTTCCGAAGGTATGTTTATCTTGTTTCCTGCCCTGTCTTCAGAAATAAGCTGAGCATTTTGAACTGAATTTTCATCAGACGGTTCTTTAGGTTGTGACTGCTCATTTGTGCATGCTGACAGAGACAATACAATAATCAATGCTAAAATAGGTAAATATAGTCTTTTTTTCATGATTCTCCTCCAATTAAACAATTCGTACAACAGTATTTTCTGCTTGATTATATAAGTTTGCGGACATAAAAAAACGCCTCGACAAATTAACCGAAACGTAAAATCCACAATGCTTTAAATATGTTCAAATTATTATTCAGCCAGTGCTCTTTTTTCCTGAAGAACATGACATCTGCGGTATTTACGCAAATAATATCGGCAGGTTTTCCGACTCAGAGGTCACAACAATTTTTAGCCTTCCCGGATATCCAGTGGCTGGCTGAACCTTAAAAATTGCTCTCTCATTACGGCAGCAGGACTGTTTAGGACTTTAACCTAATTCCCTATTATCGCAAGGCGCACCAATATTATGGTTTTTCAATTAATTTAAGTATAGTATATTACATTTTAATTGTCAATAAATACGGCCCGTTTTCTGACCTATAATTTATTGACAATGATTAATGCATAATATATAATTGATTCAAACCGAATATTATGTTGTGGTAACTTATGTTTTAAAAGGGAAAACAGTAAAAGCTGTTACAGCCCCCGCTACTGTGAAAGGTGATAATGCTTGATGCCACTGTGCTTATGCATGGGAAGGTGTGTGTTAGATGATCCGAAAGTCAGGAGACCTGCCAGAATATATATTTGTAGATTTTCGGGAGGATAATCTAAAATAAGAACATATTTGATAGTATGGTCATTCAATTGTTATTTAGAACTTCCGTGAACACGGAAGTTTTTTTATACTTTCAAAATATGTTAATGAGGTGCGTATGGAAAAGTATATGGTTGTAAACGGAAAAAAGTTAAGATGTGGTTTTACCACAGGAACATGTGCTACAGCTGCGGCAACTGCCGGAGCATTGATGATATTTACAGGCGAAACTGTAGATAAGGTGTCGGTTAGGCTTCCAAGAGGAGAAATATTAATTATTGATATTAAGACTCCTGTTTTTAGCGTACATGGAGTTAGATGTTGTGTTAAAAAGGATAGCGGAGATGACCCTGATTCCACAGATGGTATTTTAATTTATGCCGATGTTAGTTTGGATGATTCGGGAAAAATAAATATCGTGGGAGGAAAGGGTGTTGGAAAAGTAACTCAGAAAGGTCTGGATTGTTCTGTTGGAGAACCTGCTATTAATTCTGTTCCCAGAAAAATGATAACTGAAAATGTTCAGAGAATTTGCAGTCAATATGGGTATAGCGGCGGAGTTAATATAGTGATATCTGTTCCCGAAGGGGAAGAGGTTGCAAAAAAGACGTTTAATCCGCAGCTTGGAATTGTAGGAGGTATTTCTATAATAGGGACGACGGGTATAGTGGAACCTATGAGTGAAAAAGCTCTTATTGACAGTCTTAAGATTGAAATGCAGGTAATAAGAGAAAGAGGATACAATACGCTTTTGGCGTTTCCCGGAAACTATGCGGAAAACTTTATAGACAAAACCTTGGGAATAAAAGGTGAAAACAGTCTTAAATTCAGCAATTATCTTGGAGAGGTGCTGGATTATGCCTTGGAGCTCGACTATAAGGAAATACTTATAGTAGGACATATAGGCAAATTGGTTAAAGTAGCCGGAGGTATGATGAATACACATTCCAACACCGGTGATTTTAGAATGGAAATGCTAGGCTGCTATGCTGGTTTATACGGTGCGGGAAGTAACGTTATATCTCAGATTTTATCAAGCGTTACTACTGAGCAGGCAATAGATATATTAAAAAAGGAAAAATTAGATAAAAAAGTAATTAAAAAAATATATGAAAGAGCCCTTTATTATATAAACAGGAGAGTTGGAGATAGAATTAACATTAAGCTCATAATGTATTCAAATAAGCACGGGCTATTAAATTGGTAGGAGAAAAGTATGGTAAATTTTGTAGGGGCAGGACCCGGAGCGGCAGATTTAATAACATTAAGAGGGCACAAACTTTTATCTGAAGCAGATGTTATTATATATGCAGGGTCTCTTGTAAACAAAGAATTGTTAAAGTATGCAAAGGAAGGGGCAGAAATCCACAACAGCGCTCATATGACTCTTGAAGAGGTAATTGAGGTTGTGAAAAAGGCGGAAAAGGAAAACAAAAGCACGGTTAGGCTTCATACCGGTGATTCAAGTATTTACGGTGCAATAAGAGAACAGATTGATATTTTGAGGTCTAATGGAATTTCATATGATGTGGTTCCAGGTGTCAGTTCATTCTGCGGTGCGGCAGCATCTCTTAAAGCTGAATACACTCTGCCGGATGTGAGCCAATCTGTAATAATAACAAGGATGGAGGGAAGAACTCCCGTTCCGGAACGAGAAAGCATACGTTCTTTTGCCGCTCACAATGCGACAATGGTATTGTTTTTAAGCTCAGGGTTGACTGAGGAACTATCCCGGGAGTTAATTGCAGGCGGGTATGATGAAGAAACTCCTGTCGCAGTCGTGTACAAGGCCACATGGCCAGATGAAAAAATATTTAGATGTACAGTGAAAACTCTGCCTGAAACAATGCAAAAAAATAATATAACTAAGACTGCACTTATTCTTGTGGGAAATTTTCTCGGCGACAGCTATGAAAGAAGTGAATTATATAATCCAAAATTTACTCACGAGTTTAGGAAGGGGACCCACTAATGCATGTTTGTATTTTCGGAGGTACGACAGAGGGCAGACTTTTGACCGAATTTCTGAATGACATTGGTGTAAGCGTTAGATTGTTTGTAGCTACGGATTACGGCGAGCAATTCATAAAAGATATGGACAATGTTACAGTTTACTGTGAGAGGCTTGATAAAAAAGAAATGATTGAGTTGTTTGAGAAGAATCAATTTGATTTTGTAATTGATGCAACTCACCCGTTTGCAACTGAAGTCTCTAGAAATGTGAGAGAGGCAGCAGAATTCTGCAGACTTAATTACTTAAGAATAGTAAGAGAAGTATGCGAAAATTCTCAGTGCTTATATTTTGACAGCGTTAATGAAATTGTTTCATATTTAAACAACAGAGAAGGAAATATTCTTCTTGCTACAGGAAGCAAAGATTTAGATAAATTTACGCATGTACGCAATTATGCGCAAAGAATTTTTGTCAGAATTCTCCCTATGACAAGCTCTTTAGAAAGGGCATTGAAGCTTGGATTTTCAAATAAAAATATTATCTGCATGCAGGGGCCTTTCAGCGAGGAATTGAATATTGCAATGATTAATTCAGTTGGTGGTGGGTTTGTTGTGACAAAAGAAAGTTCATCATCGGGAGGCTTTGAGGAAAAGGCCTCTGCATGCACCAAAACCGGTGCAGAATGTCTTGTATTAAAGAGGCCATATGAAGAGGGAATAACGGTGGAGAAATTTAAAGAGCTTATTAGAGGTAGTATATGAAAAAAGTTTATATTATAGGTCTTGGTATAGGAAATATAAGCTACATGCATAAAAAATCAGAGGAAGCTGTAAATTCTTCTGAGTGCCTGATAGGTGCTGGGAGAATGCTTAAAAGTTTTATGGATTCTGGTAAAACGATTTATGAAAGCTCCAATGCAGAAAATATATGCGAGTATATAGATCAAAGCCGCTTTAATTCATATGGAATTATGGTGTCGGGAGACTCGGGATTTTACAGCTTGTCAAAAAAAATCACGGAAATCATTGCTCGAAAAAATGAAATTATTATTGAAAATATTCCGGCAATAAGTTCACTTCAGTATTTTACAGCTAAGTTGAACATTTCGTGGGACAATATAAACTATTTGAGTGCCCACGGGAGAAGTATCAATGTAGTATCCCATGTAATTTTCAATGAAAAGACTTTTATTCTGACAGGAAGAGATTTTGGACCGGGTGCAATATGTGAGCTTTTGACAAACAAGGGTCTGGGGCATCTAAAGGTAAGTGTAGGCGAAAATCTGTCATATGAAAATGAGAGAATAATTGAGTCTGAAGTGGAAAAAATTGCAGGCATGAAATTTGAAAGCCTCTCTGTAATGTTAATTCATAATAATGAATTTATATCAAAGGATGAAGGACTTCGTTCAATAAGGGATGAGGAATTTATAACAGGCAGCGCTCCTATGACGAAAAGTGAGGTAAGGTCATTGAGTGTGGGAAAACTGAACCTGAAAAGCAACTACACAGTATATGACATAGGTGCGGGCACAGGTTCGGTATCTGTGGAGGCAGCTTTGAAATTGCATGGCGGAACAGTGTACGCTGTGGAAAAGAATTCCCAGGCGGCAGAACTCATATATAAAAATATACAGAAGTTTAAAACACGCAATATCGAGGTTGTAAAAGGTTCAGCTCCATTGGCAATAGAAAATCTTCCAAAGCCGGATGCTTGTTTCATAGGAGGAAGTTCCGGAAATATGGAACAAATCATCAAAATAGTATTGGCAAAAAATCCAGATGTAGATATTGTTGTAAATACAATAACTTTGCAGAGCTTAAATGAAGCCTTGAGCTGCATGGAAAAATATAAAATTAAAAATATGGAAATTATAAATGTTTCTGTGTCTAAGTCAAAAAAAGTAGGAAAGTATGACATGATGATAGGGCAAAATCCAATTTACATAATAAGCGGAAAGGGAAGTGGTATACTGTGAAGTTAAAAGTTCCCAGAATAATGATTTCGGCCGCAGGAAGCAATAGCGGAAAAACAACCGTAACGGCAGCGGTTTTAAAAGCGCTAATGCTAAGAGGCAAAAGGCCTGCTTCATTTAAAGCTGGCCCAGATTATATTGATCCTATGTTTCATTCAAAAGTCATAAAAGTTCCTTCCAGAAATTTAGATAAATTTATGGTGGGCGAAAATAATTGTAAATATATATTAGGCAAAAACAGTATTAATTCGGATATTTCAATTATAGAAGGGGTCATGGGATATTACGACGGAATTGGCTATGGCACGTCGTCAAGTTCATATGATTTAGCGTTGTCATTAAGCTGTCCGGTGCTTCTTGTCATTAATCCTGACGGGATGGCTGCTTCAGTGTGTGCAATAATTGAAGGATTTAAGGCTTTTAGAAAGAACAGTAACATTTGTGGCGTAATACTAAATAATGTTTCTCAGGCAATGTATAATTATTATAAAAAAATTATTGAAATGAATGCGGATGTAAAAGTTTATGGATATATGCCTTACTTGAATGATTGTAGGCTGGAAAGCAGGCATTTGGGACTCGTGACTGCTGAAGAAGTAGGAAATCTTCAGGCAATAGTCGATGAGCTTGGAAGGCAGGCGCTTTGCACAGTTGACTTAGAAGGCCTAATTGAACTGGCTGAAAATTCTGACTGCTTGGAGTATGAGGAACCTGGTATAAGCTTTATAGGAAAAACAAAAATTGCTGTTGCCAATGACAAGGCATTTTGCTTTTATTATCAGGATAATTTAGACTTGCTTAAGCAGATGGGTGCTGAAATTGTAAGTTTCAGCCCAATGAACGATAAAAAGCTTCCTGAAGGCATTGGGGGACTGTATATAGGAGGAGGATATCCGGAGCTGCATATAGAGGAATTATCTGCGAACAAATCAATGCTCTGGGATATAAATAGAAAAATTAATTCAGGTCTTCCTGTATTTGCGGAATGCGGAGGATACATGTATCTTATGGACAGTTTCACAAACATGGATGGAAAATCATACAGCCTCGCGGGAGCAGTGAAAGGAAACAGCTATATGACCGAATCTCTCAGAAGGTTTGGATACATTACATTGACCAGCCGTAATAAAAACTTAATGTGCGGCATTGGAGAATCTATAAACGGTCATGAGTTTCACTATTCAGACAGTACGAATACAGGTGATGCCTTTTGTGCGATTAAACCTGAATCTACCAGAAGCTGGGACGCTATAATAGCAGATGATACGAAATTTATGGGATATCCCCATATCAATTTTTTAGGGAATCTAAAGTTTGCTGAAAATTTTATCAAAAAATCATGCATTTACAGTGGTCAGTACCGAGATGCCGAATCTGAACGTTTACAAAAGGCAGGAAAATATGAATATTGATATATATGCATTTTCAAAAAATGGTGCAAAGCTATGCGATAAATTGATTGAAAATTTAATTAAATTCTCGGTGAATGCCTACGTTCCTCAAAAGTATGCCGATTCATCTAAGTTTGCTAAGCCTCGTGAAGAGAATTTATACAATGCAGTTGAAAAGTCATTTAGGGATGCAGATTGCATAATTTTTATAGGTGCGGCAGGCATAGCTGTAAGGGCGGTTGCACCTTTTGTAAGAAGTAAAAAAAGCGATCCTGCCGTAATATGTATGGATGAGAAGGGTATAAACGTAGTTTCCCTTTTAAGCGGGCACATAGGAGGGGCAAACAGGTTGACAATAAAAATTGCAGATATTATAGGAGGCAATCCTATTATTACAACTGCTACAGATGTGAACGGGAAACTTGCTGTCGATGAATGGGCTCACAGAAAGAATCTTCATATTATGAGCTTAAAAAAAGCGAGAGATATAGCAGCAGAAATACTAGACAACAAAAAAATAGGATTTGAATCAGATTTTAAAGTCATAGGAGATTTGCCGCTTGAAATAGACTGTGCAGAAAAAGAAACAGGAATATGCATATCCCTTGATTCTGGTAGACGACCTTTTAAAAATACACTGAACCTTGTTCCGCGAATTGTTTCCATAGGAGTCGGATGCAGAAAGGGAGCAGATTTTAAGGACATTTATGCTGCAGTTAAGAAAGTTCTGAACGACCAAGGTATTTCACATTTTGCAGTGAGCTCCATAAATTCCATAGATTTGAAAAAAGATGAATACGGAATCAAAAAAGCGGCGGATATTTTTAAAGTTCCCTTTTGCACATATTCTAAGGATGAGCTTAACAGCCTTCATGGGGAATTTACCAACTCTGATTTTGTAAAAAATATTGCCGGTGTAGACAGTGTGTGCGAAAGGTCCGCAATTATGGGAAGCAAGAAGGGAAGGCTGTTCATAAATAAGACTGTGGTTAATTCTGTTACAGTTGCGGCAGCTATTGATGATTATGAAGTAAGCTTTGAATAAATTTAATGTAAGAAACCTTTACGAACAGGAGAAATAATGGAAAATATTAAATTTGTAGAACCGCATAATATTGAAAAAAGAAGTTTTGAAATAATTCAGAGTGAAATGGGTGATGTTGTTCTTGAAAAAGAAATTGAACCCATAGTTAAAAGAGTTATTCATACTACAGCAGATTTCGACTATCTGACGAGTATGTGTTTTTCTCAGAATGCTGTTAAAAAAGCGAAGGAAGCCTTAAAAAACGGAGCTACCATAGTTACGGACACTAATATGGCACGATCCGGAATAAACAAAAATGCTGCTGGAAAATACGGGGTTGAAGTGCGCTGCTTCATGGCTGAGGAAGATGTAGCAGCAGAGGCCAAGGAAAGAGGAGAAACGAGGGCAACTGTTTCCATGGAAAGAGCATGTAATATAAGTGGGCCTATTATATTTGCAATAGGGAATGCGCCGACGGCTCTGATAAAACTTTACAAACTTATTAAGGCAAATAAAATCAGGCCTGAGGTAATAATAGGAGTTCCAGTAGGATTTGTAAATGTTGTAGAGGCTAAAGAGCTCATAATGACGCTTGAAGATACGGAATACATAGTTGCAAGGGGAAGAAAGGGAGGCAGCAATGTGGCTGCGTCTATATGTAATGCTCTGTTGTACAATATTGAGGAGTGTAAGCAATGATGGATAAATTAACTCAAGGAATATTTTACGGCATAGGAGTTGGAGTCGGTGACAGTGATTATGTTACAAAAAGAGCTGTTGATGTTATTAAGACTCTAAATGTGCTTTATGTTCCATCTGCAAAAGAAAAAGAAGGATTTAGCACAGCATATAAAATCATTAAAGATTACGTGGATGAAAAAACAGTTGTAAAGATCAGGCATTTTCCTATGAATTATGATAATTTAGAACTTCAAAAAACATGGGAAAGCATTGCTCTCGAGATTGAAAAGGATGTTTCCGACAATATGAGGGTCGGTTTTGTAACCATAGGAGATCCCATGGTTTATAGCACATATATATATCTTTTAAAAATATTAAAGAAAAAGGTTAATGTGGTGACCATACCTGGAATCACGTCTTTTTTAGATATTGCATCCAATAACAATTTTCCCCTTGTTGAAGGGGATGATCCGCTGGTAATTTTGCCGGCAACGATAGATGAGGAAAAACTTAGAAGGTATGTTAAAAATGAAAACTCTATTGTGCTCATGAAGGTGTATAACAATTTTGACAAAATCGTATCCATGCTTGTGGATGAAAATTTGAGCAGGCATGCTATAATTGTGAGCAATTCGTCAAAAGATGAGGAAGTTGTTTATAAAAATATTGAGCAGATAAAAAAAGAAGATGTTTCTTATTTTACAACCATATTAATAAACAAAAGGTGGGAGTTGTCATGATATATGCAGTAGGAATAGGCCCGGGAAAAAGAGAAGGCATGACCGGTGAAGCCCTTGAGGCCATAAAAAAATCAGATGTTATAGTGGGCTATAAAACATACATTGATTTTATAAAGGAACTTATAAAAGATAAGGAAGTAATTTCAAACGGAATGAAGCAGGAGGTTGATAGGGTAAAAAAAGCTGTTGAGATTTCAAAAACAGGCAGAACTGTTGCGCTTATTAGTTCGGGAGATGCTGGCGTGTACGGAATGGCAGGACTTGTGTTGGAGTATTCCGACGGCGAAGATGTTAAAATTATCAGCGGTGTTACAGCATCAACTGCAGCTGCAGCTGTGTTGGGAGCACCACTTATGCATGATTTTTGTCATATCAGTTTAAGTGATTTGCTTACTTCTCTGGATTTGATTTACAAAAGAATTAATCTTGCATCAGAAGGTGACTTCATAATATGCATATATAACCCGAGAAGCAAGGGAAGACCTGATTATCTGAAAAAGGCGTTTGAAATTATGAAAAATCATAAATCAGGTACGACTCCCGTAGGCATTGTTAAAAATGCCGGAAGAGAAAATCAGGAGATACGTATCTGTACTATAGACACCATAGACTATGAATCGGTAGATATGCTGAGTATTGTAATAGTCGGGAATAGTTCAACATACGTAAAAGATAACAAAATTATAACAAAAAGAGGTTATGATAAAAAATATTAATTAA
Above is a window of Sedimentibacter sp. MB35-C1 DNA encoding:
- the cbiD gene encoding cobalt-precorrin-5B (C(1))-methyltransferase CbiD, which produces MEKYMVVNGKKLRCGFTTGTCATAAATAGALMIFTGETVDKVSVRLPRGEILIIDIKTPVFSVHGVRCCVKKDSGDDPDSTDGILIYADVSLDDSGKINIVGGKGVGKVTQKGLDCSVGEPAINSVPRKMITENVQRICSQYGYSGGVNIVISVPEGEEVAKKTFNPQLGIVGGISIIGTTGIVEPMSEKALIDSLKIEMQVIRERGYNTLLAFPGNYAENFIDKTLGIKGENSLKFSNYLGEVLDYALELDYKEILIVGHIGKLVKVAGGMMNTHSNTGDFRMEMLGCYAGLYGAGSNVISQILSSVTTEQAIDILKKEKLDKKVIKKIYERALYYINRRVGDRINIKLIMYSNKHGLLNW
- a CDS encoding cobyrinate a,c-diamide synthase, translating into MKLKVPRIMISAAGSNSGKTTVTAAVLKALMLRGKRPASFKAGPDYIDPMFHSKVIKVPSRNLDKFMVGENNCKYILGKNSINSDISIIEGVMGYYDGIGYGTSSSSYDLALSLSCPVLLVINPDGMAASVCAIIEGFKAFRKNSNICGVILNNVSQAMYNYYKKIIEMNADVKVYGYMPYLNDCRLESRHLGLVTAEEVGNLQAIVDELGRQALCTVDLEGLIELAENSDCLEYEEPGISFIGKTKIAVANDKAFCFYYQDNLDLLKQMGAEIVSFSPMNDKKLPEGIGGLYIGGGYPELHIEELSANKSMLWDINRKINSGLPVFAECGGYMYLMDSFTNMDGKSYSLAGAVKGNSYMTESLRRFGYITLTSRNKNLMCGIGESINGHEFHYSDSTNTGDAFCAIKPESTRSWDAIIADDTKFMGYPHINFLGNLKFAENFIKKSCIYSGQYRDAESERLQKAGKYEY
- a CDS encoding cobalt-precorrin 5A hydrolase, which encodes MNIDIYAFSKNGAKLCDKLIENLIKFSVNAYVPQKYADSSKFAKPREENLYNAVEKSFRDADCIIFIGAAGIAVRAVAPFVRSKKSDPAVICMDEKGINVVSLLSGHIGGANRLTIKIADIIGGNPIITTATDVNGKLAVDEWAHRKNLHIMSLKKARDIAAEILDNKKIGFESDFKVIGDLPLEIDCAEKETGICISLDSGRRPFKNTLNLVPRIVSIGVGCRKGADFKDIYAAVKKVLNDQGISHFAVSSINSIDLKKDEYGIKKAADIFKVPFCTYSKDELNSLHGEFTNSDFVKNIAGVDSVCERSAIMGSKKGRLFINKTVVNSVTVAAAIDDYEVSFE
- a CDS encoding ABC transporter substrate-binding protein, producing the protein MKKRLYLPILALIIVLSLSACTNEQSQPKEPSDENSVQNAQLISEDRAGNKINIPSEIDRIISISPANTEMIVALGYGDKLVAVDKYSEDIAGIPDDVPFFDIMNPDVEQLVALEPDIIYATGMSMSDGNDPFKPIKDLGITVAYIPSSDSIEGIYKDIIFIADSLQAGDKGRDIVDNMKTEISRFEKISTTIENKKKVYFEIAAAPDLYSFGSGVFLNEMIELLGAENILKDQEKWVSISDEVIVASNPDIILTNVNYIENAVDEIKNRTGWENITAVKNDDVYYIDNNFSSLSNQNIIKAMEQMSVAIYPEVYKK
- a CDS encoding iron ABC transporter permease, translating into MKISIKVIVYYLLGVLVLLIGVALGSIYVPPGDIAAIVSNKLFSTELPSSIPDVFVSIVWDLRLPRAILAFIVGGALAVSGAVMQSVLKNPLASSYTLGVSSGASLGAAFIIVTGFSIPFLKMFTLPAAGLSCGLLTVFLAVKFASKMDKNLENNTIILTGMVFSLFVNAILTLITSMSGDHIKQLTFWQMGSFALKDWSSIFILFPIVLAGVIIIAFYSKEMDIMTFGEEQAFTMGVDVFKIKWILLGLSAALTGSAISFTGVIGFIDLVAPHVVRKIFGSAHKVVIPMSWIFGGSFMVICDLIARTIISPSELPVGSITALIGAPFFAYVYFSKRKEL
- the cobI gene encoding precorrin-2 C(20)-methyltransferase gives rise to the protein MMDKLTQGIFYGIGVGVGDSDYVTKRAVDVIKTLNVLYVPSAKEKEGFSTAYKIIKDYVDEKTVVKIRHFPMNYDNLELQKTWESIALEIEKDVSDNMRVGFVTIGDPMVYSTYIYLLKILKKKVNVVTIPGITSFLDIASNNNFPLVEGDDPLVILPATIDEEKLRRYVKNENSIVLMKVYNNFDKIVSMLVDENLSRHAIIVSNSSKDEEVVYKNIEQIKKEDVSYFTTILINKRWELS
- a CDS encoding precorrin-8X methylmutase codes for the protein MENIKFVEPHNIEKRSFEIIQSEMGDVVLEKEIEPIVKRVIHTTADFDYLTSMCFSQNAVKKAKEALKNGATIVTDTNMARSGINKNAAGKYGVEVRCFMAEEDVAAEAKERGETRATVSMERACNISGPIIFAIGNAPTALIKLYKLIKANKIRPEVIIGVPVGFVNVVEAKELIMTLEDTEYIVARGRKGGSNVAASICNALLYNIEECKQ
- the cobK gene encoding precorrin-6A reductase; translation: MHVCIFGGTTEGRLLTEFLNDIGVSVRLFVATDYGEQFIKDMDNVTVYCERLDKKEMIELFEKNQFDFVIDATHPFATEVSRNVREAAEFCRLNYLRIVREVCENSQCLYFDSVNEIVSYLNNREGNILLATGSKDLDKFTHVRNYAQRIFVRILPMTSSLERALKLGFSNKNIICMQGPFSEELNIAMINSVGGGFVVTKESSSSGGFEEKASACTKTGAECLVLKRPYEEGITVEKFKELIRGSI
- the cobJ gene encoding precorrin-3B C(17)-methyltransferase: MIYAVGIGPGKREGMTGEALEAIKKSDVIVGYKTYIDFIKELIKDKEVISNGMKQEVDRVKKAVEISKTGRTVALISSGDAGVYGMAGLVLEYSDGEDVKIISGVTASTAAAAVLGAPLMHDFCHISLSDLLTSLDLIYKRINLASEGDFIICIYNPRSKGRPDYLKKAFEIMKNHKSGTTPVGIVKNAGRENQEIRICTIDTIDYESVDMLSIVIVGNSSTYVKDNKIITKRGYDKKY
- the cbiE gene encoding precorrin-6y C5,15-methyltransferase (decarboxylating) subunit CbiE produces the protein MKKVYIIGLGIGNISYMHKKSEEAVNSSECLIGAGRMLKSFMDSGKTIYESSNAENICEYIDQSRFNSYGIMVSGDSGFYSLSKKITEIIARKNEIIIENIPAISSLQYFTAKLNISWDNINYLSAHGRSINVVSHVIFNEKTFILTGRDFGPGAICELLTNKGLGHLKVSVGENLSYENERIIESEVEKIAGMKFESLSVMLIHNNEFISKDEGLRSIRDEEFITGSAPMTKSEVRSLSVGKLNLKSNYTVYDIGAGTGSVSVEAALKLHGGTVYAVEKNSQAAELIYKNIQKFKTRNIEVVKGSAPLAIENLPKPDACFIGGSSGNMEQIIKIVLAKNPDVDIVVNTITLQSLNEALSCMEKYKIKNMEIINVSVSKSKKVGKYDMMIGQNPIYIISGKGSGIL
- the cobM gene encoding precorrin-4 C(11)-methyltransferase, which encodes MVNFVGAGPGAADLITLRGHKLLSEADVIIYAGSLVNKELLKYAKEGAEIHNSAHMTLEEVIEVVKKAEKENKSTVRLHTGDSSIYGAIREQIDILRSNGISYDVVPGVSSFCGAAASLKAEYTLPDVSQSVIITRMEGRTPVPERESIRSFAAHNATMVLFLSSGLTEELSRELIAGGYDEETPVAVVYKATWPDEKIFRCTVKTLPETMQKNNITKTALILVGNFLGDSYERSELYNPKFTHEFRKGTH